One stretch of Siphonobacter curvatus DNA includes these proteins:
- a CDS encoding ABC transporter ATP-binding protein, with the protein MPILQTHQLEFYFRKGQPIVRQVDLSVPKGSIFGFLGPNGAGKTTTIRLILGLLRASGGRVEIFGQELESNRSELFQKIGSLIEQPSLYLHLTGEQNLEIARRYTQVPPSRIPEVLAMVGLQAAARKRAGAYSLGMKQRLGLAIALLHQPELVILDEPTNGLDPAGIIEMRELLKTLNRDHGITFFVSSHLLAEVERMCTHVGIIHQGKLLFQGSIEELQSAQVQKRSVQLETNNVDQAEALLRQQYPVQRLANGKLSIPFESKSQVAALNQSLVLAGFEVYELNLQGADLEEMFLEITGPLRMESLV; encoded by the coding sequence CAGGTTGATCTAAGCGTACCCAAAGGCTCTATCTTCGGATTTCTGGGTCCGAATGGGGCCGGGAAAACGACCACTATCCGGCTTATACTGGGTCTGCTACGGGCGAGTGGCGGACGCGTGGAAATCTTCGGTCAAGAGCTGGAGTCCAACCGTTCCGAACTGTTTCAGAAAATTGGTTCGCTCATTGAGCAACCTTCGCTGTACCTACACCTGACGGGTGAACAAAACCTGGAAATTGCCCGTCGGTATACCCAAGTCCCCCCTTCCCGTATTCCGGAAGTCCTCGCCATGGTAGGCTTACAGGCAGCGGCCCGGAAGCGGGCCGGAGCGTATTCGCTGGGCATGAAACAACGCCTGGGACTAGCCATTGCCCTCCTGCATCAGCCCGAACTGGTGATTCTGGACGAACCCACGAATGGCCTGGATCCCGCCGGGATCATTGAGATGCGGGAACTGCTGAAAACCCTCAATCGCGACCACGGTATTACCTTCTTTGTATCAAGCCACCTACTAGCTGAGGTGGAGCGGATGTGTACCCATGTAGGCATCATTCATCAGGGGAAGTTACTGTTTCAGGGAAGTATAGAAGAGCTGCAATCGGCTCAGGTACAGAAACGTAGCGTGCAGCTTGAAACCAATAATGTGGACCAGGCCGAGGCCTTACTCCGCCAGCAGTACCCCGTTCAACGGCTTGCCAATGGTAAACTTAGTATTCCCTTCGAAAGTAAATCGCAGGTAGCGGCTCTGAATCAGTCGCTGGTACTGGCGGGCTTTGAAGTCTACGAACTCAACCTACAGGGAGCCGATCTGGAAGAAATGTTCCTGGAAATCACAGGGCCACTCCGCATGGAGTCGCTGGTATAA